The DNA window CGCCGGATGTGTCTGGTGCGCGGATGATCATGGGCACCCGTGTGCAGGCGTCGTACATGTACGCGCCTTTGACGGTGAGGCCGTGGTCGCCGAGCATGTCGCCGTGGTCGCTGGCAAAGATGACGATGGTGTTGTCCGCAAAATTTGTATCGTTGAGTGTTTGCAAGACGCGCCCGATTTGTTCGTCGATGAGGGTGATGGCCGCGTGGTAGCCGATGCGGCTTTCGCGCAGGGTGTCCGTTGAGGGGAAAGATCGCCCGTTGTGCTCTCGCCTGTGTGCAATTGGACGATGGTCAAAGGATTCATCTACGGCAAAGGGTTCGGGCAGGGCATCGATGTCGAGGTAGTCGGCGTATTCTTTGGGATAATTCGTATAGGGACTGTGCGGATCAAAGACGCTCATGCAACAGAAGAAGGGCTGGTGTGTGCCCTGCATGCGATGGAGATAGTCGATGGTGCGGTCGGCGGCCCAGGTGGTGAAGTGGGCTTCGGCGCGCACATGGCCGATGCTGTTGCCGTCGCGTTTCCAGCGCTGGAGAATGTCGGGATGGTGTACTGCAAGCCAGCGGAAGTACGCGGTGTCGCATCCCCGATACCCATTGGGGTCAGGTGCCCATTCATAGGTGTTGAAGCCGTCGAAGCGGTGGCGGTATTGCATTTCCCACATGTGACCGGCAACGTGGAGTTTGCCAAAGAGCGCGGTGTCGTAGCCGGCTTCGCGCAGATGATAGGGAAAGAGGATTTCGTCCTGGGGTAGA is part of the Gemmatimonadota bacterium genome and encodes:
- a CDS encoding sulfatase-like hydrolase/transferase codes for the protein MPYNILLILTDQQRWDSLGCCGVSGVHTPNLDRLASEGTRYDQCYVNNPICTPSRASLWTGKHLPGHGVYRLHDVLPQDEILFPYHLREAGYDTALFGKLHVAGHMWEMQYRHRFDGFNTYEWAPDPNGYRGCDTAYFRWLAVHHPDILQRWKRDGNSIGHVRAEAHFTTWAADRTIDYLHRMQGTHQPFFCCMSVFDPHSPYTNYPKEYADYLDIDALPEPFAVDESFDHRPIAHRREHNGRSFPSTDTLRESRIGYHAAITLIDEQIGRVLQTLNDTNFADNTIVIFASDHGDMLGDHGLTVKGAYMYDACTRVPMIIRAPDTSGGQIIDSPCQLHDIAATALAVAGCEHPDLMPDACDLLDTNALQQRGYAVCMHRNSSTTRGGYHNPELHITMWRENRYKLSIYHAPQPGPDDCPGELFDMETDPNEMNNLWFDANMSDTRDQLIHKLTTFLVQQDAQGRARGSEALPP